The following are encoded in a window of Doryrhamphus excisus isolate RoL2022-K1 chromosome 16, RoL_Dexc_1.0, whole genome shotgun sequence genomic DNA:
- the LOC131104345 gene encoding gamma-crystallin M2-like has translation MGKIIFYEDRNFQGRHHECMSDCADLHPYFNRCNSIRVESGCFMVYERPHYLGHQYFLRRGEYSDNQRMIGINDCIRSCRMIPVHRGSFKIRLYERPDMSGQMQEVSDDCPNVQDRLRMSDINSCNVVDGHWLLYDQPNYKGRTYYLRPGEYRRYSDWGGASPRIGSLRRITDSI, from the exons ATGGGAAAG ATCATTTTCTATGAGGACAGAAATTTCCAAGGTCGGCACCATGAGTGCATGAGTGACTGCGCCGACCTGCACCCCTACTTCAACCGCTGTAACTCCATCCGGGTGGAGAGTGGCTGCTTCATGGTGTACGAGAGGCCCCACTATCTGGGCCACCAGTACTTCCTGCGCAGAGGGGAGTACTCTGACAACCAGCGTATGATTGGCATTAATGACTGCATCCGCTCTTGTCGCATGATTCCAGTG CACCGAGGCTCCTTTAAAATCAGGTTGTATGAGCGGCCGGACATGAGCGGCCAAATGCAAGAGGTGAGCGACGACTGCCCAAATGTCCAGGACCGCCTGCGTATGTCTGACATTAACTCGTGCAACGTGGTCGACGGCCACTGGCTGCTGTACGACCAGCCCAACTACAAAGGCCGGACCTACTACCTGAGACCTGGCGAGTACCGCAGATACAGCGACTGGGGGGGTGCTAGTCCTCGGATTGGCTCCCTCAGGCGGATCACTGACTCCATCTAG